A window of the Apodemus sylvaticus chromosome 15, mApoSyl1.1, whole genome shotgun sequence genome harbors these coding sequences:
- the LOC127666018 gene encoding olfactory receptor 187-like, translated as MGTENTTVLTEFVLTGLSHQPQWKIPLFLLFLVIYLITIVGNLGLITLIWNDSHLQIPMYLFLGCLALVDTWLSSTVTPKMLLAFIAKNKLISLSECMIQFFSFVMCATMECFLLAAMAYDRYAAICKPLLYPVIMTNRLCVRLLILTFVTGILHASIHEGMLFRLTFCNSNVIHHFYCDVMPLLKISCTDPSLNYLIVFIFSGSIQVFTISTILVSYTLVLFTILKKKSAKGIKKAFSTCGAHLLSVCLYYGSLLFMYLLPASQKVQDEDMMDSVFYTVIIPVMNPIIYSLRNKQIKDSLEKFLKRNV; from the coding sequence ATGGGAACAGAGAACACAACAGTTCTGACAGAATTTGTTCTCACAGGACTCAGTCACCAACCACAATGGAAAATCCCCCTGTTCCTGCTGTTCTTGGTAATCTATCTCATCACCATTGTGGGGAATCTTGGTCTGATCACTCTAATCTGGAATGACTCTCACCTTCAAATCCCcatgtatttatttcttgggTGTTTAGCACTTGTTGATACTTGGTTATCATCCACAGTGACACCAAAGATGCTTCTTGCCTTCATAGCTAAGAATAAACTCATCTCTCTTTCTGAATGCATGATACAGTTCTTTTCATTTGTGATGTGTGCAACCATGGAATGTTTTCTCTTGGCAgcaatggcctatgatcgctatgcAGCCATATGCAAACCCTTACTGTACCCAGTGATCATGACAAATAGACTCTGTGTACGTCTGCTCATCTTGACCTTTGTAACTGGAATTCTTCATGCTTCAATCCATGAAGGCATGCTGTTCCGATTAACCTTCTGTAATTCCAATGTAATACATCACTTTTACTGTGATGTCATGCCACTGTTAAAGATTTCCTGTACCGACCCTTCTCTTAATTAcctaattgtttttattttctctggctCAATTCAAGTTTTCACTATTTCAACTATCCTAGTCTCTTACACACTTGTTCTGTTtacaatcttaaaaaagaaatctgccaAAGGCATAAAGAAAGCCTTCTCCACCTGTGGAGCCCATCTcctttctgtgtgtttatatTACGGCTCTCTTCTCTTCATGTACCTGCTCCCTGCATCCCAAAAGGTACAGGATGAAGACATGATGGACTCTGTATTCTACACTGTCATAATCCCTGTGATGAATCCAATTATCTATAGTCTGAGAAACAAGCAAATCAAGGACTCGTTGGAAAAGTTCTTAAAGAGAAATGTTTAG